In one Drosophila albomicans strain 15112-1751.03 chromosome X, ASM965048v2, whole genome shotgun sequence genomic region, the following are encoded:
- the LOC117568471 gene encoding uncharacterized protein LOC117568471, whose protein sequence is MEKSTLTQKNYASVYNETTKPKKPKRRDKSDLGPDFVAPDGGWGWVICVAAGFNNFFMFPALQQYGLIYRVRMTSLGFDAKETTIIVNVVMTLSSLVGIVNGAMFRRFTFRQVALTGTTLGFLGIFLSAFCTTVWQYIICLSLIYGVGLGLAMAAVSLAVNTYFKQSRRRATGFTWTITGLGPIIFPYVSTFLLDFYGAQGTILIYSAIALNAVLCAMTLQPVMRHVRKPEKPEVIVSEHKEQPELLEANGNLLAPSNDPWSDYECKYCQYQKRTKRSIFSSQYLFNDDDPEHPGYEITDPGTPMLARANDGWFGSKLSLTSERRQVLLRQASVSVSAAATKGSRDNLDKLEEASEHNQQHDSSAALYKPNYFNREREDLGRYASKSSVYSKPGGGEELLRCTCAEDKALLQKTAEALKLEQAALQAAEEAEEEAKRKMTFRQKVSKFFDLDLLRNLTFVNLVIGMSIMMFGEMNFSVLTPFILHSYGYTDSQCSMVMSLLACMDISVRFLAPLCLEKVKLDNRVLFAFGIICIAVGRVIVTMTSSYNVVIAVFLLIGFGKGFRTIFSPLIIPSYVPLRRLPAASGLQLIFNTFFSLVMGPLLGIITDAFGYSSTIHCINLLTAIALIMWVAESMVRRALGKPYNPPEE, encoded by the exons ATGGAGAAATCAACGCTAACGCAGAAGAATTATGCCAGTGTCTACAATGAGACGACAAAGCCAAAGAAGCCAAAGCGACGCGACAAAAGCGATTTGGGTCCCGATTTTGTGGCGCCCGATGGCGGCTGGGGTTGGGTGATCTGTGTGGCCGCTGGCTTCAATAAT TTCTTTATGTTTCCGGCACTGCAGCAATATGGATTGATCTACAGAGTTCGCATGACTTCGCTGGGCTTTGATGCCAAGGAGACCACAATTATCGTTAACGTCGTGATGACCTTGTCCTCGCTAGTGG GCATCGTGAATGGCGCCATGTTCCGCAGGTTCACGTTCCGTCAGGTCGCGCTGACGGGCACAACTCTCGGCTTTCTGGGGATCTTTCTCTCGGCGTTCTGCACCACCGTCTGGCAGTACATCATCTGCCTTTCGCTGATCTATGGCGTCGGCCTTGGCCTAGCCATGGCTGCCGTTTCGCTGGCCGTCAACACCTACTTCAAGCAGAGTCGTCGACGTGCCACCGGCTTCACGTGGACCATCACCGGGCTGGGTCCCATCATATTCCCCTATGTGTCCACCTTTCTGCTGGACTTTTACGGTGCCCAGGGGACGATTCTCATCTACTCGGCCATCGCTCTCAATGCCGTGCTCTGCGCCATGACGCTGCAGCCGGTGATGCGTCACGTGCGCAAGCCGGAGAAGCCCGAGGTGATTGTCAGCGAACACAAGGAACAACCGGAGCTGCTCGAGGCCAATGGGAATCTACTGGCACCGAGCAACGATCCGTGGTCGGACTACGAGTGCAAATACTGTCAGTATCAGAAGCGCACCAAGCGCAGCATCTTCTCCTCACAATATCTGTTCAACGACGACGATCCCGAGCACCCGGGCTATGAGATTACCGATCCCGGTACTCCGATGCTGGCGCGTGCCAACGACGGATGGTTTGGGTCGAAGCTCTCGCTAACCTCTGAGCGTCGTCAGGTGCTATTGCGTCAGGCATCCGTCTCGGTCTCGGCCGCAGCCACTAAGGGTAGTCGGGACAATCTTGACAAGCTGGAGGAGGCCAGCGAGCATAATCAACAGCACGATTCATCGGCGGCGCTCTACAAGCCCAACTATTTCAATCGCGAGCGCGAGGATCTGGGTCGCTATGCCAGCAAGTCGAGTGTCTACTCGAAGCCCGGCGGAGGTGAGGAGTTGCTCCGTTGCACCTGTGCCGAGGACAAGGCGCTGCTGCAGAAGACCGCCGAGGCACTCAAGCTGGAGCAAGCGGCACTTCAGGCGGCCGAGGAGGCCGAGGAGGAGGCCAAACGCAAGATGACCTTCCGTCAGAAGGTCAGCAAATTCTTTGATCTCGATCTGTTGCGCAATCTGACCTTTGTCAATCTGGTGATCGGCATGAGCATCATGATGTTTGGCGAAATGAACTTCTCGGTGCTGACACCGTTCATCCTCCATAGCTACGGCTACACCGACAGTCAGTGCTCGATGGTGATGTCCCTGCTGGCGTGCATGGACATCTCGGTGCGTTTCCTGGCACCGCTCTGCCTCGAGAAGGTGAAGCTCGACAATCGCGTGCTGTTCGCTTTTGGCATTATCTGCATTGCCGTCGGCCGTGTCATCGTCACAATGACCTCATCCTACAACGTGGTCATAGCGGTCTTTCTGCTCATCGGTTTCGGCAAGGGATTCCGCACCATATTCTCCCCATTGATCATACCCTCGTATGTGCCATTGCGTCGTCTGCCCGCTGCCTCTGGACTGCAGCTGATCTTCAACACGTTCTTCTCGCTGGTCATGGGTCCCCTGCTGG GCATCATCACCGATGCTTTCGGCTACAGTTCAACCATCCACTGCATCAATCTTTTGACAGCCATCGCCCTGATCATGTGGGTAGCCGAGTCGATGGTGCGACGTGCCCTTGGCAAGCCATACAATCCACCGGAGGAATAG
- the LOC117577640 gene encoding uncharacterized protein LOC117577640 has product MVPTEKKVYEDTTQPLPKRTCGYYNRKDKSDLGVDFVAPDGGWAWLVCVAAGVSNLSLYPCLQQFGFMFRERLNYLGMSSSQVTAIINTNPAVSACTGLLNGPMFRRFTFRQVAMVGALLCFTGITLTAFCETFAGYIFAYAGLYGFGMGISVSASSLAINTYFQQKRRRAAGFSWTITGLGPIFLPYLVTFLISVYDVQGTVLLFAAISLHAFVSALIYQPVRYHTSGVAPKGTATTDATLMMLEQQPEVLCPHCTLQRKREPGGIFSSQYLCQDDDAQRPGYEIIEPGTPMLSRANDGWYGSKLSLSSGRLRFRTISSSKDLELTQRLHSPISEDQQPEEEDFLRPNNFRRERDESNLESKLCCTCSEQRALYARLQAEPEPESEPNNNVEQTDQADQMSFFQKVITFFDLDLLRDITFVNLVAGLTIINFGELNFSILTPFILTDFGFDTSQITVAMSLMAGMDIIMRFLVPFLTEKIPWDNRVFFLIGVVGIAIGRTIVASTRSYGVILSCFVWIGLCKGVRTIFWPLIIPGYVPLNRLPGASGLQLLISGLFTLLGGPFVGLVRDCYNYSVALHCLDAMTFMAAGAWALEALLHRRRRKMVS; this is encoded by the exons ATGGTGCCGACGGAGAAGAAGGTTTATGAGGATACAACACAACCGTTGCCTAAACGAACATGTGGCTACTACAATCGCAAGGATAAAAGCGATTTGGGCGTCGACTTTGTGGCACCCGATGGCGGATGGGCGTGGCTGGTGTGCGTTGCCGCCGGCGTATCCAAT CTTTCACTGTATCCTTGCCTGCAACAATTTGGTTTCATGTTCCGAGAACGTCTCAATTACCTGGGCATGAGCAGCTCCCAGGTTACGGCGATTATCAACACGAATCCCGCTGTCTCGGCGTGCACGGGTCTCCTAAATGGCCCCATGTTTCGACGCTTCACCTTTCGCCAGGTGGCCATGGTCGGAGCGCTGCTCTGCTTCACCGGCATCACGCTGACCGCCTTCTGCGAGACCTTTGCCGGCTACATCTTCGCCTATGCGGGACTCTACG GGTTCGGCATGGGCATCAGCGTGTCGGCCTCATCTTTGGCCATCAACACGTATTTCCAGCAGAAGCGACGACGTGCCGCAGGCTTCTCGTGGACCATCACAGGTCTGGGTCCCATCTTTCTGCCGTATCTGGTCACCTTTCTGATAAGTGTCTACGATGTACAGGGCACGGTGCTGCTCTTTGCCGCCATCTCATTGCACGCCTTTGTCAGTGCTCTGATATACCAACCTGTGCGATATCACACATCAGGAGTTGCCCCAAAAGGTACAGCAACGACAGATGCAACGCTGATGATGCTGGAGCAGCAACCGGAGGTGTTGTGTCCACATTGTACACTGCAGCGTAAGCGGGAACCAGGCGGCATCTTCTCCAGCCAATATCTCTGCCAGGACGACGATGCTCAGCGGCCGGGCTACGAGATCATTGAGCCGGGCACACCGATGTTGTCGCGAGCCAACGATGGCTGGTATGGCTCCAAGTTGTCGCTGAGCTCGGGACGTCTACGCTTTCGCACCATCTCCAGCTCGAAGGATCTGGAGTTGACGCAGCGCCTGCATTCGCCGATTAGCGAGGATCAGCAGCCAGAGGAAGAGGACTTTCTGCGACCGAATAACTTTCGACGAGAACGCGATGAGTCCAACCTTGAGTCGAAGCTATGCTGCACTTGCTCTGAGCAGCGAGCACTCTATGCTCGCCTTCAAGCGGAGCCAGAACCAGAATCGGAGCCCAATAACAATGTGGAACAAACTGATCAAGCTGATCAAATGAGTTTCTTCCAGAAGGTGATCACGTTCTTCGATCTGGATTTGCTGCGTGACATCACGTTTGTGAATTTGGTCGCCGGCTTAACGATCATAAATTTTGGTGAACTGAATTTCTCCATTTTGACGCCCTTCATTCTCACGGACTTTGGCTTCGACACATCCCAGATTACGGTGGCCATGTCCCTGATGGCCGGCATGGACATCATTATGCGTTTCCTTGTGCCATTTCTCACCGAGAAAATACCCTGGGACAATCGAGTGTTCTTTCTGATCGGCGTCGTGGGCATCGCCATCGGACGCACCATTGTTGCCAGCACAAGATCGTATGGCGTcattcttagttgctttgtgTGGATCGGTCTCTGCAAGGGAGTGCGCACCATTTTCTGGCCTCTTATCATACCCGGCTATGTGCCATTGAACCGTCTTCCTGGCGCCTCTGGCCTCCAGCTGCTCATCTCAGGGCTGTTCACACTCCTGGGTGGCCCCTTTGTAG GTCTTGTGAGAGATTGCTACAATTATTCGGTGGCGTTGCATTGTCTGGATGCCATGACATTTATGGCAGCTGGCGCGTGGGCTCTGGAAGCGCTCTTGCATCGTCGCAGGCGCAAAATGGTCAGCTGA